Proteins encoded together in one Lysinibacillus sp. FSL K6-0232 window:
- a CDS encoding flagellar protein FlaG — MRISGNADNGAVTIQQQISSHAPAVEKVATQGSDATMKSATPIMEQVQQLSNDDETKAKVQDVIEKMNKMLEVNQNAAKFKYHEGLDRYYITVVDSATDEVLKEIPPKKLLDGFYEMQKLFGMIVDEKI, encoded by the coding sequence ATGCGTATTTCAGGGAATGCAGATAATGGTGCAGTAACAATTCAGCAGCAAATCTCCTCTCATGCACCAGCAGTGGAGAAAGTGGCAACGCAAGGAAGCGATGCTACGATGAAAAGTGCTACACCTATTATGGAACAGGTACAACAACTAAGTAATGATGATGAAACGAAAGCAAAAGTACAAGATGTCATTGAAAAAATGAATAAAATGCTGGAAGTAAACCAGAACGCTGCAAAATTTAAGTATCATGAAGGCTTAGATCGATATTATATAACTGTAGTAGACAGCGCCACAGATGAGGTATTAAAAGAAATCCCGCCGAAAAAGCTATTAGATGGCTTTTATGAAATGCAAAAATTATTTGGGATGATTGTAGACGAAAAAATATAA
- the fliD gene encoding flagellar filament capping protein FliD: MVMRIGGLASGMDIDALVEKLMQAERAPLNKLLQNKQKYEWQRDAYRDVNTKLRTFDTYIADNLVLKNLNTKTASSSNSDLVSAIATSRATGTLSIEGVSQLASAARTTSGQIDGTGATKMSDLVGSDTKFIEFTAPTADGSNPTSVKVAITSNMTVDSFIEKVNESNAGVSAIFENGRFSFTAKNTGKGDITVNGVDANGTNTNISKLKLQEGEGATVTEGKNAIFQVNGIATERNSNTFTLNGYNITLKKTFNDTATNVNKYLAAQTELTNATAAKADLETKATTANQEFGTASLAYQDKLNNVFKVGFDDTEKAAYNRFNQSFLANLTDDEISELGNLPAFDQDDTFEDMLAKISADSTISEDLKEKLHTSLTSKEQLETLKDLDATALTKFRTEANREVDYASLNKSFLSGLTADEIDVIASLDLSKDDPFEGLSLDADLQASVQAKLASLSTAQKEKLDTVTKADLTAYSELAQLQIVHDEKRVAKNSADAALTAGEARLTNATAAFASAKAEAEAAGILEEGTENIKEGLPTNPTEAAVTLSSTTNVDDMMNKIKDFVNMYNAFVTDLKDQTTQTKYRDYAPLTEDQKKDMKENEIKLWEEKAKSGLLRNDSILRDGLSKMRSLVYETVPGLEDSKFQTLFSIGITTTKNYNDGGTLEIDEKKLREALEEDPDAVARLFKNDAGNEKDTVNGQTVDTRGYLARLRSSMDEFKISIEQKAGRATMTEQQYTLGKNLIDTEKRISTWQDKLKNIEARYWKQFTAMEQAINKANQQSGLFMQNAGGGF, encoded by the coding sequence ATGGTAATGCGAATTGGCGGTTTAGCGTCAGGAATGGATATTGATGCTTTAGTAGAAAAGTTAATGCAAGCGGAAAGAGCACCATTAAATAAGCTTTTACAAAATAAACAAAAATATGAATGGCAACGTGATGCTTATCGCGATGTCAACACAAAGTTAAGAACATTTGATACGTATATTGCAGATAATTTAGTATTAAAAAATTTAAATACAAAAACAGCAAGTAGCTCAAATTCAGATTTAGTATCAGCTATTGCAACTAGTAGGGCTACAGGAACACTTTCCATTGAAGGGGTTTCACAATTAGCATCTGCAGCACGTACAACAAGTGGACAAATTGATGGTACTGGTGCAACAAAAATGAGTGATTTAGTGGGAAGTGATACGAAATTTATTGAATTCACAGCTCCTACAGCTGATGGTTCAAATCCAACAAGTGTAAAAGTTGCAATTACATCCAATATGACAGTAGATTCCTTTATTGAAAAAGTGAACGAAAGTAATGCAGGTGTTTCAGCAATTTTTGAAAACGGACGCTTCTCTTTCACAGCCAAAAATACTGGTAAAGGCGATATCACTGTTAATGGTGTTGATGCTAATGGTACAAATACCAATATAAGTAAATTAAAATTACAAGAGGGCGAAGGCGCAACAGTAACTGAAGGTAAAAACGCCATTTTCCAAGTAAATGGAATTGCTACAGAGCGTAATTCAAATACATTTACACTTAATGGTTATAACATTACCTTAAAAAAGACATTTAATGATACAGCAACAAATGTAAATAAATATCTTGCTGCCCAGACAGAGCTTACTAATGCTACAGCAGCTAAGGCAGATTTAGAAACAAAGGCTACGACGGCAAATCAGGAATTTGGTACAGCCTCACTTGCATATCAAGATAAGCTTAATAATGTATTTAAAGTTGGATTTGATGATACAGAGAAAGCAGCTTATAACCGCTTTAATCAATCATTTTTAGCTAATCTAACTGATGACGAGATTTCAGAGCTAGGTAATCTTCCTGCATTTGATCAAGATGATACATTTGAAGATATGCTGGCTAAAATCTCAGCTGATAGTACGATTTCAGAAGATTTAAAGGAAAAGCTACACACTTCTTTAACTTCAAAGGAACAGCTAGAAACATTGAAGGATTTAGATGCAACAGCTTTAACGAAATTCCGTACAGAAGCCAATAGAGAGGTTGACTATGCTAGTTTAAATAAGTCTTTTTTAAGTGGGTTAACTGCTGATGAAATTGATGTGATCGCTAGCCTTGATTTATCCAAGGACGATCCATTTGAAGGGCTAAGCTTAGATGCAGATTTACAAGCAAGCGTTCAAGCAAAATTAGCTAGTTTATCTACAGCACAAAAGGAAAAATTAGATACAGTTACTAAGGCAGATTTAACAGCCTACTCTGAACTTGCACAATTACAAATTGTACATGATGAGAAAAGAGTTGCTAAAAACTCAGCGGATGCTGCACTTACTGCTGGAGAAGCTCGTTTAACAAATGCGACTGCCGCATTTGCATCAGCAAAGGCTGAAGCTGAAGCTGCAGGGATTTTAGAAGAAGGAACTGAAAATATTAAAGAAGGGTTGCCTACAAACCCAACTGAAGCTGCTGTTACATTGTCTTCTACAACAAACGTTGACGATATGATGAACAAAATTAAAGATTTTGTGAATATGTACAATGCGTTCGTTACAGATTTAAAAGACCAAACGACACAAACGAAATATCGAGATTATGCGCCACTAACAGAAGATCAGAAAAAAGATATGAAGGAAAATGAAATTAAGCTTTGGGAAGAGAAAGCGAAGAGTGGTTTACTTCGTAATGATTCTATCCTTCGTGATGGACTTTCGAAGATGCGTTCTCTTGTCTATGAAACAGTTCCAGGTCTTGAGGACTCAAAATTCCAGACATTATTTAGTATCGGTATTACAACTACAAAAAATTACAATGATGGTGGCACATTAGAAATTGATGAAAAGAAACTACGTGAAGCGCTAGAAGAAGACCCAGATGCAGTAGCACGCCTATTTAAAAATGATGCCGGTAATGAAAAGGATACTGTAAATGGCCAAACTGTTGATACACGAGGCTATCTTGCAAGACTCCGTAGTTCAATGGATGAATTCAAAATTTCAATTGAGCAAAAAGCTGGTCGTGCTACGATGACAGAACAGCAATACACGCTAGGTAAAAATCTAATTGATACGGAAAAACGTATTTCAACATGGCAAGATAAATTAAAAAACATCGAAGCACGTTACTGGAAGCAATTCACAGCAATGGAGCAAGCTATTAACAAAGCCAATCAACAATCAGGTCTGTTTATGCAAAATGCTGGAGGCGGCTTTTAA
- a CDS encoding flagellar protein FliT → MQQSIDQFLQTSANLFKYLGDIPKGEDRDEYIETINEMLDKRGAIIESLIQEGFRFDEQNRVHRTLLELDNGIKERLAAVMNAVKQDMVNLQKTKKSEQQYFNPYSDVRVMDGMYYDKKN, encoded by the coding sequence ATGCAACAATCTATAGATCAATTTTTGCAAACGTCAGCTAATTTATTTAAGTATTTGGGTGATATTCCAAAGGGCGAAGATCGTGATGAATACATTGAAACCATTAATGAGATGTTGGATAAGCGTGGAGCAATTATTGAGAGCCTTATTCAAGAGGGATTTCGTTTTGATGAACAAAATCGTGTGCATCGTACATTGTTAGAGCTTGATAATGGTATTAAAGAGCGATTGGCTGCTGTGATGAACGCTGTAAAGCAGGATATGGTTAATTTACAAAAAACGAAAAAAAGTGAACAGCAATATTTTAATCCTTATTCAGACGTTCGTGTGATGGATGGCATGTATTATGACAAAAAGAATTAA
- the fliS gene encoding flagellar export chaperone FliS, whose protein sequence is MTANFAAQNAYKQNSVTTASPGELTLMLYNGCLKFLHKAKQAMQEKDIQEKNTNIQKAQAIIAELMSTLNMDIEISKQMLPLYEYMNHRLVEANIQNDVAIVEEVEGLVTEFRDTWKEVIRINRQQQFGQGNSGQI, encoded by the coding sequence TTGACAGCAAATTTTGCAGCACAAAATGCATACAAACAAAATAGTGTGACGACTGCCTCTCCTGGCGAGCTGACGTTAATGCTTTATAATGGATGTCTAAAGTTTTTGCATAAGGCAAAGCAAGCAATGCAAGAGAAGGATATACAAGAGAAAAATACCAATATTCAAAAGGCACAGGCAATTATTGCTGAGCTAATGTCAACACTTAATATGGACATTGAAATTTCAAAGCAAATGCTACCGCTTTATGAATATATGAACCATCGCTTAGTTGAGGCGAATATTCAAAATGATGTAGCGATTGTTGAAGAAGTTGAGGGATTGGTGACGGAATTCCGCGATACGTGGAAGGAAGTTATTCGCATTAATCGACAGCAGCAGTTTGGTCAGGGGAACAGCGGGCAAATTTAG
- a CDS encoding PilZ domain-containing protein gives MIFKRQEGFRFKFEEPLPMTFAIYENGRVNQEQTATAELLDISPRGLKMFTEVDLGVNPPPLDIHFVLDTQRVRAYGEVIWSRPFGNGKQYGVFFNNQKAVEDLIIEELKLRRRKEAAEAKKQNN, from the coding sequence ATGATTTTTAAGCGTCAAGAAGGCTTCCGTTTTAAATTTGAGGAGCCTCTTCCAATGACTTTTGCTATTTATGAGAATGGTAGAGTTAATCAAGAGCAAACGGCTACAGCAGAATTGCTAGATATTAGTCCACGTGGGTTAAAGATGTTTACAGAAGTGGATTTAGGTGTGAATCCTCCACCATTGGATATCCATTTTGTTTTGGATACGCAAAGGGTGCGTGCTTATGGAGAGGTGATTTGGAGCCGTCCCTTTGGCAATGGCAAACAATATGGTGTGTTTTTTAATAATCAAAAGGCTGTTGAGGATTTGATTATTGAAGAACTAAAGCTACGACGCAGAAAAGAAGCAGCAGAGGCGAAAAAGCAAAATAATTAA
- the hpf gene encoding ribosome hibernation-promoting factor, HPF/YfiA family has protein sequence MLNFNIRGENIEVTPAIREYVETKIEKVERYFNEDVNANANVNLKVYNDKQTKVEVTIPMKNLTLRAEERHNDMYAAVDLIVDKLERQIRKHKTKVNRKFREREGAGLYFASTQAAADAVSEEEEYAIVRTKQFDLKPMDQEEAVLQMNMLGHDFYVFTDAESNGTNIVYKRKDGKYGLIETT, from the coding sequence ATGTTAAACTTTAACATTCGTGGTGAAAATATTGAGGTAACTCCAGCTATTCGAGAGTATGTTGAAACAAAAATTGAGAAAGTTGAACGTTATTTTAACGAAGATGTTAACGCCAACGCTAATGTCAATTTAAAGGTTTACAATGATAAGCAAACAAAAGTGGAAGTTACGATTCCAATGAAAAACTTAACGCTTCGTGCTGAGGAGCGTCATAATGATATGTATGCTGCGGTTGATCTAATTGTAGATAAATTAGAGCGTCAAATTCGTAAGCATAAAACAAAAGTAAACCGTAAATTCCGTGAGCGTGAAGGCGCAGGCCTTTATTTTGCTAGTACACAAGCAGCCGCTGATGCTGTTTCAGAGGAAGAAGAATACGCAATCGTGCGTACAAAGCAATTCGATTTAAAGCCGATGGATCAAGAAGAGGCTGTATTACAAATGAATATGTTAGGTCATGATTTTTATGTCTTTACAGATGCTGAATCAAACGGCACAAATATTGTCTATAAACGTAAAGACGGTAAATATGGCTTAATTGAAACAACTTAA
- the secA gene encoding preprotein translocase subunit SecA: MANLLNKLFDFNKRELKKLEKIADQVEGFASQMTQLSDAELQAKTEEFQKRYADGEALESIRAEAFAVCREASKRVLEMYPFRVQIMGAAALDEGNIAEMKTGEGKTLTATMAVYLNAITGKGVHVVTVNEYLASRDAAEMGQLYNFLGLTVGLNLNSLSKEEKRAAYEADITYSTNNELGFDYLRDNMVLYKEERVQRPLHYAVIDEVDSILIDEARTPLIISGQAGKSAQLYKQSNAFVRMLNAETDYTYEESTKGVTLTDAGVEKAEKAFGIDNLFDLTHVRLNHAINQSLKAHVSMHNDVDYVVQDGEIVIVDSFTGRLMKGRRYSDGLHQAIEAKEGVEIQNESMTMATITFQNYFRMYEKLAGMTGTAKTEEEEFRNIYNMSVVAIPTNKPIARDDRPDLIFATMEGKYKAVAADIAERHAKGQPVLVGTVAIETSEIISKLLDKYKIPHNVLNAKNHEREAEIIADAGKKGAVTIATNMAGRGTDIKPGEGVLELGGLAVIGTERHESRRIDNQLRGRSGRQGNPGVTQFYLSLEDDLMRRFGSDNMKSMMMRLGMDDSQPLQSKVVSRAVESAQKRVEGNNFDARKRLLQYDDVLRQQREIIYKERYDVLETENMRELVESMIQETIDNVVSTYTQGEQKDWNLKAIEDFVAANLLEEGQLKVADFQGKSAEDINQMISDAVRVRYDEKEAELTPERMREFEKVILLRSIDTKWIDHIDAMDQLRQGIHLRAYGQNDPLREYQQEGFAMFEDMVAAIREDVAKYAMKAEIRNNLEREEVAKGQAVNPKEDGGGSAPKKQPVRKAENIGRNDLCPCGSGKKYKNCHGAGQ; the protein is encoded by the coding sequence ATGGCAAACCTATTAAATAAATTATTTGATTTCAATAAACGTGAGTTAAAAAAATTAGAAAAAATCGCTGACCAAGTTGAGGGATTCGCTTCTCAAATGACGCAACTTTCTGATGCTGAATTACAGGCAAAAACAGAGGAGTTTCAAAAGCGCTATGCTGATGGTGAGGCGTTAGAGTCGATTCGTGCGGAAGCCTTTGCTGTTTGTCGTGAAGCGTCGAAGCGTGTATTAGAGATGTACCCATTCCGTGTGCAAATTATGGGGGCAGCCGCTCTTGACGAGGGTAATATTGCAGAGATGAAAACAGGTGAAGGTAAAACATTAACGGCTACAATGGCCGTTTATTTGAATGCCATAACTGGTAAAGGTGTACATGTTGTAACTGTCAATGAATACCTAGCGAGCCGTGATGCTGCTGAGATGGGACAGCTTTATAATTTCTTAGGCTTAACAGTTGGTCTGAACTTAAATAGCCTTTCAAAGGAAGAAAAGCGTGCTGCCTATGAAGCTGATATTACGTATAGTACCAACAATGAGCTAGGCTTTGACTATTTACGTGATAATATGGTGCTGTATAAAGAGGAACGTGTACAACGCCCATTGCATTATGCTGTTATCGATGAAGTGGATTCAATTTTAATTGATGAAGCGCGTACACCATTAATTATTTCGGGGCAGGCTGGGAAGTCAGCACAGCTTTATAAGCAGTCCAATGCTTTCGTGCGTATGTTAAATGCGGAAACAGATTATACGTATGAAGAGTCAACAAAGGGCGTTACATTAACAGATGCAGGTGTGGAAAAGGCAGAAAAAGCATTCGGTATTGATAATCTATTTGATTTAACACATGTTCGTTTAAACCATGCCATTAACCAATCGTTAAAAGCACATGTTAGTATGCATAATGATGTAGATTATGTCGTGCAGGATGGTGAAATCGTTATTGTTGATAGCTTCACAGGTCGTTTAATGAAAGGTCGTCGTTATTCGGACGGCTTACACCAAGCAATTGAGGCAAAAGAAGGTGTTGAGATTCAAAATGAATCGATGACAATGGCAACAATTACGTTCCAAAACTATTTCCGTATGTATGAAAAGCTTGCAGGGATGACAGGTACAGCGAAAACAGAGGAAGAGGAATTCCGCAATATTTACAATATGAGTGTTGTGGCGATCCCAACGAACAAACCAATTGCGCGTGATGACCGTCCGGATTTAATTTTTGCAACAATGGAAGGGAAATATAAAGCGGTAGCCGCAGATATTGCAGAGCGTCATGCAAAAGGGCAGCCTGTGCTTGTTGGTACGGTGGCAATTGAAACATCTGAAATTATTTCGAAATTATTGGATAAATATAAAATTCCACATAATGTTTTAAATGCGAAAAATCATGAGCGTGAAGCGGAAATTATTGCAGATGCTGGTAAAAAAGGTGCTGTAACAATTGCTACAAACATGGCTGGTCGTGGTACAGATATTAAACCTGGTGAGGGTGTATTAGAGCTTGGTGGGTTAGCCGTTATCGGTACAGAGCGCCATGAATCACGCCGTATTGATAATCAGCTTCGTGGACGTTCTGGGCGTCAAGGGAATCCAGGGGTTACGCAATTCTACTTATCATTAGAGGATGATTTAATGCGTCGTTTTGGCTCAGATAATATGAAGTCGATGATGATGCGTTTAGGCATGGACGATTCACAGCCATTGCAATCAAAGGTTGTATCAAGAGCTGTTGAATCAGCGCAAAAACGTGTTGAAGGGAATAACTTTGACGCACGTAAACGTTTATTGCAATATGACGATGTTCTCCGTCAGCAACGTGAGATTATTTATAAAGAGCGTTACGATGTACTAGAAACAGAAAATATGCGTGAGCTTGTTGAATCCATGATTCAAGAAACTATCGATAATGTTGTGAGCACATATACACAAGGTGAGCAGAAGGATTGGAACTTAAAGGCGATTGAAGATTTTGTAGCTGCCAACCTGTTAGAGGAAGGTCAGTTGAAGGTAGCTGATTTCCAAGGCAAGTCTGCTGAGGACATTAATCAAATGATTTCTGATGCAGTACGTGTGCGCTATGATGAAAAAGAGGCAGAACTAACACCAGAGCGTATGCGTGAGTTTGAAAAGGTAATTTTATTACGTTCGATTGATACAAAATGGATTGATCATATTGATGCGATGGATCAGCTGCGTCAAGGTATTCATCTGCGTGCATATGGTCAAAATGATCCGCTTCGTGAATATCAACAAGAAGGCTTTGCGATGTTTGAGGATATGGTAGCTGCTATTCGTGAGGATGTTGCGAAATATGCAATGAAGGCAGAAATCCGTAATAATCTTGAGCGTGAGGAAGTGGCGAAGGGACAAGCTGTCAATCCAAAAGAGGATGGCGGTGGCTCTGCTCCGAAAAAGCAACCTGTACGCAAAGCTGAAAATATTGGTCGCAATGATTTATGTCCTTGTGGTAGTGGTAAAAAATATAAAAACTGCCATGGTGCGGGACAATAA
- a CDS encoding competence protein ComK produces MHKKDIMTSDTMLYMPEYDAFGNLCTRVIEKNNEYISQLAPTKLIDFNLRYFGSSLRGAFDGSKMVLGKLNKNPIVIHERCNILWFPSKSPLHPQCIWFAVHHIDDYIAVDKKRTKVIFMNGMDITVDISVRALEYRIQRAFLLKYKLEKRTKHLLVQYDRAKIFQRLAFNMFEDEV; encoded by the coding sequence ATGCATAAAAAAGATATTATGACGAGTGATACAATGCTATATATGCCTGAGTATGATGCCTTTGGAAACTTATGTACTCGGGTAATTGAAAAAAATAATGAATATATATCCCAACTAGCACCAACGAAGTTAATAGACTTTAATTTACGCTATTTTGGTTCTAGTTTAAGAGGCGCTTTTGATGGCTCAAAAATGGTTTTAGGCAAGCTCAATAAAAATCCAATTGTCATTCATGAGCGCTGTAATATATTATGGTTCCCAAGTAAGTCACCCTTACATCCTCAATGTATATGGTTTGCTGTGCATCATATTGATGATTATATAGCTGTGGATAAAAAAAGAACAAAGGTTATTTTTATGAACGGTATGGATATTACAGTGGATATTAGTGTGAGGGCGCTGGAGTACCGTATTCAACGGGCTTTTTTATTAAAGTATAAATTGGAGAAGCGCACAAAGCATTTACTTGTACAATATGATCGCGCGAAAATATTTCAGCGCTTAGCATTTAATATGTTTGAGGATGAAGTATAG
- the prfB gene encoding peptide chain release factor 2 (programmed frameshift), which yields MIELADVRNVLDTTAKKLADFRGSLDLENKEARIQELDEMMLEPGFWDDQQGAQVIINEGNGLKAIVNEYKDLVETHENLDMTLELLREEPDEELQEELGKELAEFQQKMADFELQLLLSGPYDQNNAILELHPGAGGTESQDWGSMLLRMYTRWAEKRGFKVETVDYLPGDEAGIKSVTLSIKGHNAFGYLQAEKGVHRLVRISPFDSSGRRHTSFVSCDVMPEFDDNIEIDIRTEDLKIDTYRATGAGGQHINTTDSAVRITHIPTGTIVQCQAERSQIKNREKAMTMLKGKLYQLELEKQQAQLDEIRGEQKEIGWGSQIRSYVFHPYSMVKDHRTNEETGNVGAVMDGDIDPFINAYLRSKIN from the exons ATGATTGAATTAGCAGATGTACGTAATGTGTTAGACACTACAGCCAAAAAATTGGCGGACTTTAGGGGGTCTCTT GACTTAGAAAACAAAGAGGCACGTATTCAAGAGCTAGATGAAATGATGCTAGAGCCAGGCTTTTGGGATGACCAACAAGGTGCACAAGTAATCATTAATGAAGGAAATGGCTTAAAGGCAATTGTCAATGAATATAAAGATTTAGTGGAAACACATGAAAATTTAGATATGACACTAGAGCTTTTACGTGAAGAACCGGATGAAGAATTACAGGAAGAGCTAGGCAAAGAGCTAGCAGAATTCCAACAAAAAATGGCTGATTTCGAGCTACAATTACTGCTAAGTGGACCATACGATCAAAACAATGCTATTTTAGAGCTACATCCTGGTGCAGGTGGTACCGAGTCACAGGACTGGGGCTCTATGCTATTACGTATGTATACTCGCTGGGCAGAAAAGCGTGGCTTTAAAGTAGAAACAGTGGATTACCTCCCTGGCGATGAGGCGGGGATTAAATCCGTCACATTATCGATTAAAGGTCATAATGCTTTCGGTTATTTACAGGCTGAAAAAGGTGTGCATCGTCTCGTGCGTATTTCACCATTCGATTCATCTGGCCGCCGCCATACATCATTTGTTTCCTGCGATGTTATGCCAGAGTTTGATGACAATATTGAAATTGATATTCGCACAGAGGATTTAAAAATTGATACGTATCGTGCAACAGGTGCAGGTGGTCAGCATATTAATACAACAGATTCAGCTGTTCGTATTACACATATTCCGACTGGTACAATTGTGCAATGTCAGGCAGAGCGTTCACAGATTAAAAACCGTGAAAAGGCGATGACGATGTTAAAAGGAAAATTGTATCAATTAGAATTAGAAAAACAGCAGGCACAGCTTGATGAAATTCGCGGTGAGCAAAAGGAAATTGGCTGGGGCTCGCAAATTCGCTCTTATGTATTCCATCCATATTCAATGGTGAAGGACCACCGTACAAATGAAGAAACAGGTAATGTTGGTGCGGTGATGGATGGCGATATAGATCCATTCATTAATGCTTATTTACGTTCAAAGATTAACTAA
- a CDS encoding competence protein ComK: MAQNYVNRYLVSFNTYVLQPIQHNSKIFTHVIDKHNELIVTRKPLHVLRKSCISLGTTYEAAKQSAKRFFGNQHKLPIAVAFDYGYPCIFLPTYSPNSIHNIWIGLHAITNITPSKAGCIVTLKNDIQIELPIQYASISKQFVNASMLYKHYMNERKQLSQDAPYSPPF; this comes from the coding sequence ATGGCACAAAATTATGTAAATCGCTATTTAGTATCCTTCAATACGTATGTGCTACAACCAATTCAACACAACTCTAAAATTTTCACACATGTAATTGATAAACATAATGAGCTGATCGTGACACGTAAGCCATTACATGTCCTTCGAAAATCTTGTATTTCATTAGGCACAACCTATGAAGCTGCAAAACAATCAGCCAAGCGCTTTTTTGGCAATCAACATAAGCTACCGATTGCTGTTGCCTTTGATTACGGCTATCCATGTATTTTTCTACCAACCTATTCACCAAACTCCATCCATAATATATGGATTGGTCTTCATGCCATTACTAATATTACCCCTAGTAAAGCTGGCTGTATTGTGACACTCAAAAACGATATACAGATTGAGCTTCCTATTCAATATGCTTCCATTAGCAAACAATTTGTCAATGCATCCATGTTATACAAGCATTATATGAATGAACGAAAACAGCTTAGTCAGGATGCACCATATTCCCCACCCTTTTAA
- a CDS encoding IDEAL domain-containing protein: protein MDKYYSYTDFLKAVGQSKKVDEAEKLLNEIYLDLFLNRIQRMHRQEQLMVLIDRALDEKDENAFYRYAAELNSLQQTEDE from the coding sequence TTGGATAAATATTATTCGTACACAGATTTTCTAAAAGCCGTTGGTCAGTCGAAAAAAGTTGATGAGGCAGAGAAATTATTAAACGAGATTTATTTAGATTTATTTTTAAATCGTATCCAGCGTATGCATCGTCAAGAGCAGCTCATGGTTCTAATCGATAGAGCACTCGATGAAAAAGATGAAAACGCATTTTATCGCTACGCAGCCGAACTAAATTCTTTGCAGCAAACAGAGGATGAATAA